A genomic window from Micromonospora violae includes:
- a CDS encoding helix-turn-helix transcriptional regulator, with protein sequence MTQRELLAGFLRSRREALAPEEVGIVRGPRRRTPGLRREEVAQLSGVSVTWYTWLEQARDISVSRQVLESLARTLHLTAAERRHLFTLAETAVPDEAPPRRSVNPTLCQLVTALQPNPAYVIDSCWDVLAYNRAYECLVGGLDGLPEEERNSLWLLFTRSAMRTLVVDWQREARQIVGQFRASAGRYPDDPRIGALISALNEASPAFVAIWSEHPIQAFASATKRFHHPRAGRIDLNYTKLAVVENPTQHLVVFLPATPSDASGLGRLAAGDEADAAG encoded by the coding sequence GTGACGCAACGCGAACTTCTCGCCGGGTTTCTCCGGTCACGCCGGGAGGCGCTTGCTCCCGAGGAGGTCGGCATCGTGCGCGGGCCCCGTCGTCGCACCCCCGGGCTGCGGCGCGAGGAAGTGGCCCAGCTGTCGGGCGTCAGTGTCACCTGGTACACCTGGCTTGAGCAGGCCAGGGACATCAGCGTCAGCCGCCAGGTTCTGGAGAGCCTGGCGCGCACCCTGCACCTCACCGCCGCGGAACGGCGGCATCTGTTCACCCTCGCGGAGACCGCAGTGCCCGACGAGGCCCCACCGCGGAGGAGCGTCAATCCCACCCTCTGTCAATTGGTCACCGCCCTCCAACCCAACCCCGCCTACGTGATCGACTCGTGCTGGGACGTACTCGCCTACAACCGGGCCTATGAATGCCTCGTCGGGGGCCTGGACGGCCTTCCCGAGGAGGAACGCAACAGCCTCTGGCTGTTGTTCACCCGGTCTGCGATGCGGACTCTGGTTGTCGACTGGCAGCGCGAGGCCAGGCAGATAGTCGGCCAGTTCCGTGCCTCCGCCGGCCGTTATCCCGACGACCCCCGGATCGGCGCCCTCATCAGTGCGCTCAACGAGGCCAGCCCTGCGTTCGTCGCCATCTGGTCCGAACATCCCATTCAGGCATTCGCTTCAGCGACCAAGCGATTCCATCATCCACGAGCAGGTCGTATCGACCTGAACTACACGAAACTCGCTGTGGTCGAGAACCCCACTCAGCACCTGGTGGTCTTCCTGCCTGCCACACCCAGCGACGCTTCGGGCCTGGGGCGGCTCGCCGCAGGCGACGAAGCAGACGCAGCGGGCTGA
- a CDS encoding MerR family transcriptional regulator, whose translation MSGYAPSEAARRSGFSLDTLRYYEKIGLLADVERTAGGQRVFTDDDLGWLELFRCLRDTGMPIAQMRRYAQLARDGEHTTDERHELLCHHAARVEEQMDLLQRQYDHLREKIRFYERLPGPVPEVEETGTAARSVA comes from the coding sequence ATGAGCGGTTACGCCCCCTCGGAGGCCGCCCGCCGCAGCGGCTTCAGTCTGGACACTCTGCGGTACTACGAGAAGATCGGCCTGCTGGCGGACGTGGAACGGACCGCGGGTGGGCAGCGGGTCTTCACCGACGACGACCTCGGCTGGCTGGAGCTGTTCCGGTGCCTGCGTGACACCGGGATGCCGATCGCGCAGATGCGCCGCTACGCGCAACTGGCCCGCGACGGCGAGCACACCACCGACGAGCGGCACGAACTGCTGTGCCACCACGCGGCGCGGGTCGAGGAGCAGATGGATCTGCTCCAGCGCCAGTACGACCACCTCCGGGAGAAGATCCGCTTCTACGAGCGGCTGCCCGGCCCGGTGCCGGAGGTGGAGGAGACCGGGACAGCCGCCCGTTCCGTCGCCTAG